In Providencia hangzhouensis, the DNA window TAGATGTACCTGAGCGTACAGCCTGCCTTGATGCCTTATTTAACCAAGGGGAGTACGTACCACCAGAAGATGCAGATGCCTCAACGGTTAATATGGTGGCTCGTTATCAAAATATCTGTGATGCATTTCCAATAGACCGCATTGATGAAAAAGTATTTCCGTTATTTATTGACTGGTTTAAAGAATTAGTTGTTCTTGTCGAAATCGTGGCATATAACGATGAAAATGCCTACACTATTTTTGAGACAATGAACGACAGGGGGCTAAATTTAACCCCAACTGAAATGTTAAAAGGTTTTTTGCTATCGAAGTATCGCGACGATAAAAAGCGGCAAAAGGCTAACGATTTCTGGAAACAAACGGTCATTGACCTTAAAGCTTTTGATAAAGAAGAAGATCAACGTTTTATTCAGGCGTGGCTAAGAGCAAAATATGCTGAGTCCATCCGCCAAAGTAAAGCAGGCTCACTTAACGAAGACTTTGAAAAAATTGGTACTCGTTTCCATAACTGGGTTAGAGATAACCTATCCAAGATGAAGCTTGCTAAGGCTGGTGAAAATGAGTTTGATGTGTTTATTAATACCGAGTTTAAATACTACGTGAACGCGTATAAGCGCCTACGTCAAGCAGAAGAAACGATGACGTCAGGACTCGATTCAATTCATTACATCTATCAATGGGGGATCGCAACCTCATTAAGCTATCCTTTGATGCTTGCACCGTTAAAAACGACAGACTCCGTTGAATTAGCCAACAAAAAAATGAATCTTGTGGCGAAGTATATTGATATTTTTTGTGTTCGTAGAGCGATTAACTTCCGTAACTTCTCTGCCAGCTCTATTCGCTATACGATGTACAATTTAGTTAAAGAAATCCGTAATAAAGACTATAATGAGTTACTCGTTATTTTTGATAAAATGCTTTGTGAGATGGATGAACGGTGGGATGGTTTTGATAGGTTTTGTCTGCATGGGCAAAACGGCCGTTTCGTTAAGTACTTACTTTCACGCTTATCAAGTTATGTCGATAGTTTAGCAGGGGCAAATACAGACTTTTCGACCTACTATCATGCAACAAATGGTAAGCCTTTTGAAATAGAGCATTTATGGGCGAATAACTTTGACGATCATAAGGATGAGTTCGAACAACAAAGTGATTTTTATGATGCTCGAAATAAGATTGGGGCTTTGGTACTACTTCCACGAGGCACAAATCAGTCATACAGTGATAAACCATATGTAGATAAGCTTCCTCACTACATTAAAGAAAACTTGCTGGTTAAGTCTCTACACCCATTGGCATATGAAAATAACCCTAACTTCAATAAGCTATTCACAAACAATGGGTTAGCATTTAAGGCTCATTCAGACATGAAAGTGGCTGATATCAAGGAACGTTGTGAGTTATATCGCCAAATAGCAGAACAAATTTGGTGTTTGGAGGAAGCTAACTAATGTCTGATATAGCACAAGAAAAAATATTCCAAAACGACATCCTTGAGGAAATGCTGTCCCACGGTTGGTTATTAGGCGAATCGAGCAAGTACAACAAAGAGTTAGCTCTTTATCCTGAAGACGTTATCGCGTTTGTGAAAGCCACACAGCCAGAGCAATGGGATAAACTCGCGCAACACTTTCCAAATACGACGGCTGAAGTGCTACTCAAATCATTAGAACAAGAACTGAAAAAAGAAGGCACACTCTGGGTATTGCGAAACAAGGTCAATAACCGAGGTGCTAAGTTTGAGCTTTGTAGTTTTAAACCGGATCACGAGTTGAATCCAACGGCAATGGTTCGTTATCAGCAAAATATTTTACGTGTTGTGCCAGAACTGGTTTACTCACCCAATGGTTATGACGGTCGATTAGATTTAACGCTATTTGTGAATGGAATACCTGTTGCCACTTGTGAGCTTAAATCTGAGTTTAAACAGTCAATTGATAATGCCAAAGTCCAATATATGAAGGACAGGCCACCGAAAGACAAGAAGACACATAAGTCCGAACCGTTATTGACCTTTAAACGGGGGGCACTGGTTCACTTTGCCGTCAGTCAATACAACGTGGCAATGACCACGAATTTAAATGGTAAAAATACCTATTTTTTACCGTTTGACCAAGGGACAAGCGAAGGCGGTAAGGGGAATGATACCCCCGAAGATGGCAGCTATGCGACATCCTATCTTTGGAATGAAATTTTCCAAAAAGATAATTTGCTGCTTATCCTTGGGCGATATATTCACCTTGAAGTCAAAGATGTTGAAAATTTAGATGGTTCAATTAGTCAAAAAGAAACGCTGATCTTTCCTCGTTATCATCAGTGGTCGGTGGTTTCAAAGTTGCTCAGAACCGTAGACAATGAAGGTACAGGGCATAAATACCTGATCCAGCACAGCGCAGGTTCAGGTAAATCAAACTCGATTGCGTGGTTATCTCACCAATTAGCATCAAAACACTATGATATCGATCACCCTGAACTTGATAAGCAAGCAGGGGATAAGGTATTTGATTCCGTTATTGTGATCACTGACAGAACGGTGTTGGATAGCCAGCTACAGGATACAATTTATCAGTTTGACCACAGTGAAGGGATGATTGCTCGCGTTAACCGCGAAGAGGCTCAGGGCTCTAAATCTAGCCAGTTAGCTGGGGAGCTGAAGGCTAGTACCTCTATCATTATCGTGACTATTCAAACTTTTCCTCACGTATTAGAAGCGATACGCCAAGACTCAACCCTTGCAGGCCGAAGCTACGCTGTGATTGCTGATGAAGCGCATTCAAGCCAGACAGGGACAACTGCTCGTAAACTGCGAGAAGTCCTTATGGCAGAGAAATTAGATGGTGATGAAGAGCTAGATAGTGAAGATATGCTGCGTTTATCACTGGAAGCTCGTAAAGGCTCGAATAAACTCAGCTACTTTGCTTTTACGGCGACACCGAAGGCAAAAACACTAGAGTTGTTTGGTCGTAGGCCCAATCCCTATGAGCCTGCAAGCGATACCAATAAGCCCCGGCCTTTTCACGTCTATTCAATGCGCCAAGCGATTGAAGAAGGTTTTATTCTGGATGTTCTGCAAAATTACACCAGTTACCGAGTGGCTTACCAACTAGCGCATAAAAACCCAGATTTAGACCATGAGGTAGACAGTAAAAAAGCCGCATCGAAAATGGCAAAATGGGTTCGCTTTCACCCTTACAATATTGCTCAAAAAGTGGAAACCATCATTGAGCATTTCAATGATAAAATTAAGCATTTACTAGGCGGTGAAGCCAAAGCCATGGTAGTCACCAGTAGTCGTTTAGAGGCTGTACGCTACAAACTAGCTTTTGAAAAATATGTGCAAGAGAAGGGCTACACCAATGTTAACGCCATGGTGGCATTTTCTGGAGAAGTGAATGATCCTGATTTCCCTGATCACGCTTTCACTGAAAATAATATGAACCCTAATCTTCGTGGTCGAGATATGCGTAAAGCATTCGATACCTCAGATTATCAGGTCATGCTGGTGGCAAATAAATTCCAGACAGGTTTTGACCAGCCGAAATTAGTGGCGATGTATGTCGATAAGCCCTTAAAAGGCGTTGAGTGCATTCAGACACTTTCGAGATTAAACCGTACTTATAAAGGCAAAGAAAAAACCTTTGTGCTTGATTTCGTGAATGATCCTGAAGATATATTGGCAGAGTTTAAAGTATATTTCCAAACGGCAGAACTAGCTGATGTCTCTGATCCAAACATTGTCTATGAACTAATGAAAAAGCTCGACAAAGTTGGTATTTATCAATGGCGAGAGGTTGAGATGTTTGTTGAAACGTATAACAACAAGCAAGCAAATCAAGCCAAACTCGCTAATTTGTGTAAGCCAGCTGTTGACCGCTTTTCTGTCCGTTACAAAGAAGCGTCGCAAGTTCTTCGAGCTGCACAATCGGAGCTGTCTAAGGCAAAAATTGAGAAGAACGACAAAAAAATTAAGTATGCTGAAAATAGCGTAAAGCACGCGAAAGAAGCCCGAGATATTCTTGAGGTATTCAAGAAAGACCTCATCTCGTTCTATCGCTATTACGAGTTTACGTCTCAGATTGTCAATTTTGATGATTATGAATTAGAAAAGCTGAGTATTTTCGCCAAATATCTTCATCCGTTGTTGCGCCTCGATGTTGTGGAAGACGAAATCGATTTATCAGATGTGGTGATGACTCATTACCGTCTTCACGAGCAACGTGAAGCCGATTTACAGCTTGGCCTTATGATAGGAGAAGAACCAACGCCTTACCTATCTGCGGCAAAAGAAGGCGCTGGTGCTGTGCCGAAAGACCCTAAAACTGAATTGCTTAACGAGATTATTCAGCGAATGAACGACTTGTTTATTGAAGATGGTTTGTCTGAAAATGATATGCTCAATTATGCCAATACCATTGCAGGTAAAATCTCAGAAAATGAAGTTGTTATGGATCAACTGCGCAGTAATACCAAAGAACAAGCCATGCTCGGCCAATTCCCTGAGTCAATCAACAATGCCATTATTGAGAGTATGGATACTCATAATGAGATGGCAATGAAACTTTTATCTAATGAAGCGATAGCGAAAGGCTTTGCTGGATTGATGTTTGATGTGTTAATGAAGGGATTAGGAAAGGCGAGTGAAGCTCAACGTTAACATATGATAATTCACCACCTTGGGAATAAGCTCAGGGTGGTGATGTATTTGTATGCTTTGAATAAAGGTCTGTGGCAGTAGAAAATATGTGCCAAAAAGATTAAGAATTGAACGGCTACGGAGTCTGACTGAAAATGGTTATTGCTATTGTAGCTAGCTCATTAATTTAACTGGTGTGATGTCCGCAATGAGCGAAGAGCGGAAGTTCGTGAGTGTTCTCATAACGGAGTAAGACGCTGCTGATATTAAGGTGTATTATTGAACAGTGTAGATCAACGATTACTGGCGCTTAACGCTCAGATGAGAACGTTCACCGATTCCGCACGAACAAATTCAGAATGGGGGGATTTGATATCCCCCTGGTAGATGCCTTGGTTAATGTTTATAGGTCAATTGAACTCAGAGCATCATTCTTGCCGCGTCAGAGATGGTCAAAAATAGACCCTTTACGTGGAATAAGGATTTTCTCATAAAGCTTTGTTGCATAGTCATCAGTCATCCCTGAAACATAGTCGCAAATGACTCGCATACCAGCCTTCTCGCCTAAGCTAATCTGCTGCTCGTAAATTTCCCTCGTTGAGGCAGGTAGAAACCGACACGGATCGTTAGCCAGTACACCGAAAAGCTCAACAATCAACTTTTGTCCCTTGAATTCAAGCTGCTGTACATTTTCATGCTTAATTACTTTGTTTTTGACCAGTTTGAAAATTTTCAACCTTAGTGCTTCGACCGCATCCGGAAGGACCGCATTATATTTGAGCATGCCACATTCGAATGCTGCATTCTTTGTATTCAGCTCAACACTTGTAATCATCAGGTGAACTAGCATCCCGATGCACTCTTTTCTCTTGTAACTTTTACCAAAAAGGCTATCCGCGACAGATTCGCATGTTTCGGCAAATGTTTTTCCATGGCAGTCAGTAAATAGGGTTTCATGTCCACTGAAATGCTCCATCCACATTGCTCGTGTCACCATTCCGAGAGAAATAGCATCCTCCAAATCGTGCAGCGAATACGAAATTTCATCGGCAAGATCCATGATGGTTGTATCGAGAGCTTTATAAGAAGCTTTTTTATGATCGGATTTGGTTTGACCATCTTCAACGGAAGTAAAAAGCCTCCGATCCTGTTCAGTAAATGGTGAGAGAGCAAATTCTACAATATCGCATTCTGAATCTAGATAGCATTTTGGAGGTTTAAAATCAGATGACTTAAAGAGCCAGTTCGGCGATCCGATAGTGGCCGGGATACTGTCTTTTTTAACCACTAGATCCGAGTATTTAACCGGATATTTCAGTATGCCTAGCAGAAGTCTGCGTGTAGGATCGAGTCCGTGTTCTAAGGTATACTTATCTAGTTTCGAGAGAATGCGAAGCGTCTGGCCGTTTCCTTCAAAACCACCGTAATCCAGCATACAGTAGTTAAGAGCTACCTCACCGCCGTGACCAAATGGAGGATGTCCAATATCATGTGCGAGACATACTGCTTGCATCAGATCGTTATCTGGTAAAAATTGCTCTTCCTCTTTACCTTTATATTTTATTTTCAGCTTAGCAAGAAGACCTGAACCGATTTGGGCGACTTCCATAGAATGAGTCAGTCGTGTGCGGTAGAAATCACTTTCACCCAGACCAAGAACCTGTGTCTTGGATTGCAATCGTCTGAAAGGAGACGAGTGAATCAATCGAGAAAGGTCGCGCTGAGCTTCAGATCGAATCTCCTCAACTCGAGGACTATTGGTGCCTCGTCTCACATCCCAGACGTTTATTTCACTCCGAGTCATATTATTCCTTATTTTTTACTTTGTGCAGTGCGGTGTTCTAACGTAACAAATTAGCAAAATAACGTATATATTTCTGACCTAATCTTCAATAATCGATGTTGTGTGAACTTAGTAAGGTCCGCTCCTGGCACTAAGCTATCGTAGGTCAGGCCAAAGAACAGCTTTGAGCGAGGATCGGACATTAAAGCTCTATTAGAAACTTGAGCACTGCTTTAGCCAAGCCACTGCAAACTATCTTACACATAAAAATCAACCCATAGTTAAAATACCCCCGACTACGTATCTCTCTAACAGTTTTTAGGCTTATTCCCCGAGAATATTTTCAGCTGTGAACTTATGATCAAGAGAGTTTTCGACTAGTTTTTTGTATAAGAAAAATTGTTGCCTCGCATATTTTAAACCATATTGTTCTTTAATATAAAAGTATTGTTCAAAGTTGTTTTTGTATAAATCAAGTTGCTTATTGGCAATTGCAAGCTCTTTCATAGCTAGTGCATGTCTTTCACTTTCAGATAACGGCAACGCCTTAAATAAGTTAATATTATATCGCCATGGATTTTGTTCTTGCTCATATTCCCACATGGTTAAGTAGCCAGAGGAATCAAAAATATCAGTAATCTCAGTATCATATTTCGGGTCGGCAATTAAGGCCGAAGTAATATCTGGAAGTGATTGGATTTTGTCGCCTAATAATTTTCTAACAGATTTTAGTATATTATTTGTTATTTCAACTTGCTTTTTTATCGGGTCATAACTCTTAGCAAACTCAATTTCTGCTGATTCGGCTTGATATATACAATCTTTAACTTCATGTACAAACATTGAGTCAGCAATTTCTTGCGGCAAACATGCGTAACTGTTTTCAACAAGTTTTACGCCTCCCAACTCAAACGCTGTTGCCACTAAGCGGGAACAAAATTGCCTTTTAGCATCCATCTTTGTAAAAATTTTAGTGAATGCATTTACAGCGCTAACCTTAGAATAAGTAGTTCCAATTTGTGATCGCGCATAACTTATTGCTTTTTCTATTGCAATAGGATCGTCAACTCGCACAACTTTTACGTATTTAGGATCATCTATTAGTAATCGTTGTATATTTCCTGAATGGACCCCATGAAAGTCAGAATGAATATAGCTCGATTCACCAACACATAAAATCGCATGTGAGAAGTTTGAATTAGTAATCTTACAAATAAGCGAGCTATTTTTTTCATTCGAGCGAGTTAGAATGATATCGCCTAGCATTAATTTTGATTTATCTAATAGATACACTGTACTCCCTAGAAGCTTAATGCTTACATTTGAAGCTGGTTATTATTGTAGCGGAGAATCAGTTCCACAATTTTTATATTTTTCCCGCATGAAATTCACGACCAAATGGGGGCGTGGTTCTAGTACTATCGAAAAAATTATATTTATTGGTGATATGTCCGGCTCTATCCACTTCCAAAATTAGATATGTATCTCTATCATAACCACCTTTTATATTCCAGTTAATATGATTGGTTATTAGACCATGTTCATATGAAATGACTTTCCTTTTGTTGTCTCTCTAAACTAATCAACTAATTATACCTTGTTGGAAGGTCTGCTCCTGGCACAGGGCTGATAAACAGCCTTGATAGATTTATACTTCAATTGACTCAGAAATCTCCAATGCATCATCGACTTCAATGCCAAGGTAACGAACCGTGCTTTCCAGTTTTTTATGTCCTAGTAATAACTGAATTACACGAAGATTCTTTGTTTTCTGGTAGATCAGGTATGGCTTAGTTCTGCGCATAGAATGCGTGCTGTACAACGAATTATCAAGGCCTAGCTTTTCAATCCAACCATGAAAAATACGGTTGTATTGTCTGGTAGAGATATGTTGAGCAGAACCTACTCGGGATTGGAAAATATAGTCTGCACTATGCAAGTGAGCTATTCTTATCCATGCAGCAACTGAATATCTAGTTCCTTTAGTCAGCTCAAATTGGACAGGACTACCAGTCTTTTGTTGTAACACTGTTGCTCTGCTGGAGACTGAACTGCCATATGCAACATCTGATACCTTCAATTTAACGAGATCACAGCCTCGAAGTTTACTATCCAAGGCTAAATTAAACAAAGCTAAGTCGCGAATTTTCCCTTCTAATTCCAGTCTAATACGGTTATCCCCAGATATGAGATATTTTAAGCGGTCGTTTTTGCTCAATGATACGATTTTTATTCCACGGTGACTTAGACATAATTAAATCTCCTATGATGTAGAGATTTAATTATGGCTGTTATCCCGAAAGAGAGAACATCGGACATCGGCTTGTTATCCGGAATGGCAATTGTTTTATAAACCTGCAGAATAGAACTCTGTCAAAAGCAACAAGAAAACTCCGCAGGCGCAAAACCTGATTAGGGAAATTATCCGCTACCGGAGTTATACCAAATTGCTACACGTCTTTTTTCAGGATCAGGACAATGTAGTAGAGTGTAGCCTTGATGAGATGATTCAGGCTGTGAACTTCACGGAATAGCAGCAGAGTTTTGCGCAGAAACTCCATAAAAGTAATATCTTCCGACTTAGTACGTTCCATACCTTCTTTAGCAGGGTAATAGGTAATGACTTGCGTTGATTCTTTATATTCGTATTTATAGTGTGCAATACCGTTCCTGAGCCTATTATCGATGGCTGTTATATTAATTGTATAAAAGCAATCGTCGATATACTGAATTTTCTGGCCTAAATCCACATCAGCAAATTTATTCAGAGAGGATAATTCTTTACGAAATTCGTTCTTCTTGTTCAACTTTAATGTCGCTTCAAATTCATTGTGATCACCTCGTTTTAGTAAATTATTCAGGCCTGCAAGAAGCGTTAACTGACGGGCGAAAACCTCTGCCAAGTCTTTGTAGTAATTATTGCATGTGTAAAAGTAAGCCGTTGATACGCGAGCGGGAACTGGTCGGTATTTCTCTACCTCAATGTAATCATAAAAGAGGGCTGGTCGTAATGGTAATTCAAGTTCAATAAGGCGTGGGTATAAGCCAAGACAATCAAAATGTAGGTTTTTTAGAAATTTATTATTAATAATTTCCTCAACAAAGCTGATGACGTTCTTTTTATGCTTCCCGTGAAGATGTTGATATAAAAGAGTAAAACCTTTGGACAATTCTTCGTTTTGCTCATGGATTGTAAAAGGCGATGACATAATCGATGTTGCTGTGTACAAGGATGCTAAAACGTCTTCTTTTTTATGACTTCTCAGCTTTTCCATAGGTAACTTCGCACACACTTTTTCAAAGTTATTTATATTACCTTTTTTGTATTGAGTAATAACTCTCTCTAACTCCCTTTGCAATGGATAGAGCCGATTCAACATATCAAGGCGTTGAGCTAAATGACCAAATTCATTTCTACCAATTTCACTCATTGCACGAAAAAAAGTCGTCATTCCCTGCGTGTACTTACAAAAATAAACAGGGAAATCAAGGTGTAACTCAACGAAATGATTCTCACCTGTGAATGGTGCTTCAAAATCAATTATATCTGATGCGCCCGTGAGATCGTCTTTCTCAGAGCCGATTGTAAAAGTGATGCGTTCTTCACACTCTGGGCAGGCAAACTGAAAAGGCTGAATGTCCCTGTTAGACATCCCAATTCTGCAATCAATTAACGTTTCACAGGTATCACATTTAAAACATTTGCATATATTCATGTTTTTCCGTTGAAGTTAAATTTTCATCTTAATAAGTATATATTTTGGTTCATATTCTTCAGATACAAAAATTACAGCTATAGCCCCTGCATGGCCCAACTTCTCTCGAACAGGTAGATGACATTAGGTTAACCGATAATCATGCAAAACGCGATATATGCAGGCTCCTGGGGAAACTAGGTGGCATAGACTGAAGTGGTCAACTAATATTGGCCACACTATTAGACTGTTTGTAGAACAGCCGCTCTGATTCATTGGGCGTCAATCCCCCGTTATACCAGTGGGGTCTGATGCCGCTGTAATACTCTGTGATATAACCGATAATTCTACGCTCTGCTTCTTTCTGGCTTTCATAACCCATTGATGGCATCCATTCCTGTTTTAAACTTCTAAAAAATCGCTCCATTGGGCTATTGTTCCAACAGTTTCCCCGTCGACTCAGGCTTTGGGTGATTTGATAACACCATAATCGTTGACGGTATTCAAGGCTGGTATAATGACTCCCTTGGTCACTATGAAACATCAGCCCTTTTGGCTGACCTCGCATTTCCCAAGCCATTTGCAAGGCTTTTAATGTCAATTCGGTGTCGGGGGACGTAGAGAGTGCCCAACCAACCGGTTTCCGAGCAAAAAGGTCTAACACGACAGCGAGATAAGCCCATCGCTTTCCTGTCCAAATATACGTCACATCGCCACACCACACTTGGTTGGGGGCCGTAACAGCAAATTGGCGGTCGAGTAAATTGGGGATGTCAACATGTTCTTTGTTTCCGTGTTTATACCGATGTTGCACCTGCTGACAACTCGTAATCCCAAGTTCTTTCATTAACTTACCGGCAATATAACGGCTCATATTCACACCGTATTGAGTCGTCACTATCGTGGCAATAGTCCTTGCGCCAGCAGAGCCCCCGCTTAAATTCCAAGCGTCTTTAACTAAGCTTCGTTTAATCGCTCGTTCTCCGTCTGGTACGGTATTTTTCATCCGATGATACCAATGACGATAGCGACTACGATGACGTTCAAAAAGTTGGCAAAGTGTTGTGACGGGATAATGCGCTCTGAGTTTGTCGATTATCGTGAATCCTTCAATGAGTCCGACATTAAGAGCGCCGTAGCCTTTTTTAGGATTTCGTTCTCCATTTCAAGGCGTTGTATCTTTTTTTTCATTTCACGAAGTTCAATCTGCTCAGGCGTAAGCGGGAGTCCTGTTGGTATTTTACCTTGCCGCTCTAATCGTAGCTTTTTAACCCAACGATTAAGTGCGGCAAGGCTAACGCCCATTGCCTGTGCGGCTTTCGCCACGGAGTAATGATGGTCAACGACCATTTTAGCGGCTTCGAGTTTAAACTCTGCTGAATATTGCTTAACCATGTGCTCACCTGTGATGTTATTGAGGTAAGAATATCACCTCTACTCAGGTGGCCAAATTAACTATGCCACTTCAGACTTCTATCGAGTGCTCACTGTTGGATCAAAGTACAATCGCAACTTCCGCTTCTGGTACAGAGCTGACATCTCGATGGTACATAGCTCCGCGTTATTATAGTACCCGCTCAAATTTGAGCGGGTACTATAAGTTACCCAACTAGCGATATTCCCCTTATCCCGCCTTCTATAATACTTCCCCTGTCAGCCTCTTCAATAAAATCAGCCCACCATTGCATCATAGGGCGTCTTTGCTCTAGGTAGTCACTACGGTTGTATGCGCGACGAACCTCATTTTTATCAACGTGGGCTAGGGCGGCTTCAATCACATCGGGTGGAAAGCCTTGCTCATTGAGTGCGGTACTGGCAATTGAGCGAAGACCGTGTGAAACAAGTACACCACCGAATCCAGCACGTTTTAATGCAGCATTGACGGTTTGGCTGTTCATCGGTTGAGTAGGCTTGATTCGGCTAGGAAAGATAAACTCACGATTACCACTTAATGGTTTCATTAGCTCTAAAATAGCTAAAGCAGCGTCAGATAATGGAACAGTGTGCTCACGGTTCATTTTCATTCTAGCAGCGGGGATCTTCCATTCCTTGGTTTCAAAGTTGATTTCGTCCCAGCGAGCTTCAGCGGCTTCGGCAGGGCGCGAGATGGTGAGTAGCTGCCACATAAACAAGCATCGAGTAGATAGGCTAATACTAGCTGTACGCATTGTCTGCATGAGCTTTGGTAGCTGATCAGGGGGAATACTTGGCATATTCTTTTTCTTGGGTTTTTCAAAAGCTTTGCCAATATTGATACTTGGAACTGCATCAATTAACCCAGTATTTTGAGCGTAGATCATGACTTCGTTAATACGCTGACAAAGGCGGCGAACGGTTTCTAATGCACCTCTGGCTTGAACTGGTTGTATTGCTTGGACCAATATATGTGCTTTGATGTCGGTAACGCTGATATCGCCTATGGCGGGAAAAACATCTCGTTCAAGTGAGCGCCAGATATCATTACCGTAATCTTCGGTTACAGTGGACTTCTTCACTTCCCACCAACGTTCAGCAACAAGTTGAAAGGTATTTGCCTTAGCCTCTAAGGTGTTACGGACTTGCTCTTTATGGTGCTCTTGAGGGTCTATCTGTTTAGCGAGTAGTATTCTTGCTTCAAGGCGGTAACTACGTGCATCAGCAAGGCTGACGGCAGGGTAAGAACCAAGGCTCTTTTTAGCTCGCTTTTTAGTGAGAGGGCGAATGTAGCGAAATGACCACAACTTGC includes these proteins:
- a CDS encoding DUF262 domain-containing protein, with the protein product MSRFENKIDANNRSILEVLDNKKYTVDYYQREYSWEQTHIEQLVTDLCNAFLDNYDSEHQRQDVADYNSYYLGPFVLSEKSGKRSIIDGQQRLTSLTLFLIYLNNKQRELGLKEAISGMIFSEKFGVKSFNIDVPERTACLDALFNQGEYVPPEDADASTVNMVARYQNICDAFPIDRIDEKVFPLFIDWFKELVVLVEIVAYNDENAYTIFETMNDRGLNLTPTEMLKGFLLSKYRDDKKRQKANDFWKQTVIDLKAFDKEEDQRFIQAWLRAKYAESIRQSKAGSLNEDFEKIGTRFHNWVRDNLSKMKLAKAGENEFDVFINTEFKYYVNAYKRLRQAEETMTSGLDSIHYIYQWGIATSLSYPLMLAPLKTTDSVELANKKMNLVAKYIDIFCVRRAINFRNFSASSIRYTMYNLVKEIRNKDYNELLVIFDKMLCEMDERWDGFDRFCLHGQNGRFVKYLLSRLSSYVDSLAGANTDFSTYYHATNGKPFEIEHLWANNFDDHKDEFEQQSDFYDARNKIGALVLLPRGTNQSYSDKPYVDKLPHYIKENLLVKSLHPLAYENNPNFNKLFTNNGLAFKAHSDMKVADIKERCELYRQIAEQIWCLEEAN
- a CDS encoding type I restriction endonuclease subunit R: MSDIAQEKIFQNDILEEMLSHGWLLGESSKYNKELALYPEDVIAFVKATQPEQWDKLAQHFPNTTAEVLLKSLEQELKKEGTLWVLRNKVNNRGAKFELCSFKPDHELNPTAMVRYQQNILRVVPELVYSPNGYDGRLDLTLFVNGIPVATCELKSEFKQSIDNAKVQYMKDRPPKDKKTHKSEPLLTFKRGALVHFAVSQYNVAMTTNLNGKNTYFLPFDQGTSEGGKGNDTPEDGSYATSYLWNEIFQKDNLLLILGRYIHLEVKDVENLDGSISQKETLIFPRYHQWSVVSKLLRTVDNEGTGHKYLIQHSAGSGKSNSIAWLSHQLASKHYDIDHPELDKQAGDKVFDSVIVITDRTVLDSQLQDTIYQFDHSEGMIARVNREEAQGSKSSQLAGELKASTSIIIVTIQTFPHVLEAIRQDSTLAGRSYAVIADEAHSSQTGTTARKLREVLMAEKLDGDEELDSEDMLRLSLEARKGSNKLSYFAFTATPKAKTLELFGRRPNPYEPASDTNKPRPFHVYSMRQAIEEGFILDVLQNYTSYRVAYQLAHKNPDLDHEVDSKKAASKMAKWVRFHPYNIAQKVETIIEHFNDKIKHLLGGEAKAMVVTSSRLEAVRYKLAFEKYVQEKGYTNVNAMVAFSGEVNDPDFPDHAFTENNMNPNLRGRDMRKAFDTSDYQVMLVANKFQTGFDQPKLVAMYVDKPLKGVECIQTLSRLNRTYKGKEKTFVLDFVNDPEDILAEFKVYFQTAELADVSDPNIVYELMKKLDKVGIYQWREVEMFVETYNNKQANQAKLANLCKPAVDRFSVRYKEASQVLRAAQSELSKAKIEKNDKKIKYAENSVKHAKEARDILEVFKKDLISFYRYYEFTSQIVNFDDYELEKLSIFAKYLHPLLRLDVVEDEIDLSDVVMTHYRLHEQREADLQLGLMIGEEPTPYLSAAKEGAGAVPKDPKTELLNEIIQRMNDLFIEDGLSENDMLNYANTIAGKISENEVVMDQLRSNTKEQAMLGQFPESINNAIIESMDTHNEMAMKLLSNEAIAKGFAGLMFDVLMKGLGKASEAQR
- a CDS encoding anti-phage deoxyguanosine triphosphatase, yielding MTRSEINVWDVRRGTNSPRVEEIRSEAQRDLSRLIHSSPFRRLQSKTQVLGLGESDFYRTRLTHSMEVAQIGSGLLAKLKIKYKGKEEEQFLPDNDLMQAVCLAHDIGHPPFGHGGEVALNYCMLDYGGFEGNGQTLRILSKLDKYTLEHGLDPTRRLLLGILKYPVKYSDLVVKKDSIPATIGSPNWLFKSSDFKPPKCYLDSECDIVEFALSPFTEQDRRLFTSVEDGQTKSDHKKASYKALDTTIMDLADEISYSLHDLEDAISLGMVTRAMWMEHFSGHETLFTDCHGKTFAETCESVADSLFGKSYKRKECIGMLVHLMITSVELNTKNAAFECGMLKYNAVLPDAVEALRLKIFKLVKNKVIKHENVQQLEFKGQKLIVELFGVLANDPCRFLPASTREIYEQQISLGEKAGMRVICDYVSGMTDDYATKLYEKILIPRKGSIFDHL
- a CDS encoding YiiX/YebB-like N1pC/P60 family cysteine hydrolase, whose protein sequence is MYLLDKSKLMLGDIILTRSNEKNSSLICKITNSNFSHAILCVGESSYIHSDFHGVHSGNIQRLLIDDPKYVKVVRVDDPIAIEKAISYARSQIGTTYSKVSAVNAFTKIFTKMDAKRQFCSRLVATAFELGGVKLVENSYACLPQEIADSMFVHEVKDCIYQAESAEIEFAKSYDPIKKQVEITNNILKSVRKLLGDKIQSLPDITSALIADPKYDTEITDIFDSSGYLTMWEYEQEQNPWRYNINLFKALPLSESERHALAMKELAIANKQLDLYKNNFEQYFYIKEQYGLKYARQQFFLYKKLVENSLDHKFTAENILGE
- a CDS encoding IS3 family transposase (programmed frameshift), translated to MVKQYSAEFKLEAAKMVVDHHYSVAKAAQAMGVSLAALNRWVKKLRLERQGKIPTGLPLTPEQIELREMKKKIQRLEMENEIPKKGYGALNVGLIEGFTIIDKLRAHYPVTTLCQLFERHRSRYRHWYHRMKNTVPDGERAIKRSLVKDAWNLSGGSAGARTIATIVTTQYGVNMSRYIAGKLMKELGITSCQQVQHRYKHGNKEHVDIPNLLDRQFAVTAPNQVWCGDVTYIWTGKRWAYLAVVLDLFARKPVGWALSTSPDTELTLKALQMAWEMRGQPKGLMFHSDQGSHYTSLEYRQRLWCYQITQSLSRRGNCWNNSPMERFFRSLKQEWMPSMGYESQKEAERRIIGYITEYYSGIRPHWYNGGLTPNESERLFYKQSNSVANIS